The following coding sequences lie in one Oryza brachyantha chromosome 10, ObraRS2, whole genome shotgun sequence genomic window:
- the LOC102714769 gene encoding uncharacterized protein LOC102714769 isoform X1 gives MEVAISAIAGDLINRLMSFLMKKYTESICTHDKTKRLQELLIRVRVVVEEADGRCITNPTMLTQLNMLAKSMYRGYYMLDMIKYESSDDEEQQVINILLQNHGHQSCPLVLPIIGGCRVGKKALVSHVCGDERIRSYFSSVLYINGDSIQGIEDAMFCKVRTLIVVEFFTDMDEEDWVKFYSTASQMTAAGSKVIIISRIEKLARFGTVKAIHLNSLSQEEYSYLFKMLAFGSIDERHHPKMAAVANDLAVVLGGSLITANVIADLLRSNLNLQFWLRILRRFGGMVKNNLSKYGEHPKDIIEKEQPIDITRFASSCPSRLRLMPPRVERRNDADPNKNRPSMLFRDLIAGCKAIPDGDFELVTWESRIPPYTKYVQSVAAFADDTKNGPATFTRKRPFSC, from the exons ATGGAGGTAGCCATTTCTGCAATTGCAGGTGACCTAATCAACCGACTCATGTCCTTTCTGATGAAGAAATACACAGAAAGCATTTGTACGCATGACAAGACGAAGAGGTTGCAGGAGCTCCTGATCAGAGTCCGCGTAGTAGTCGAGGAAGCAGATGGGCGATGCATCACAAATCCTACCATGCTAACGCAGCTCAACATGCTTGCGAAGAGCATGTATCGAGGGTACTACATGCTGGACATGATCAAGTACGAATCTTCAGATGATGAAGAG CAGCAGGTTATCAACATTCTGTTGCAAAATCATGGCCATCAGAGCTGCCCTCTTGTTCTCCCAATCATCGGTGGCTGCAGGGTTGGCAAGAAAGCTTTGGTCAGCCATGTCTGTGGTGACGAGCGGATCAGATCATACTTTTCTTCAGTTTTGTACATCAACGGAGACAGCATCCAGGGAATAGAGGATGCAATGTTCTGCAAAGTGAGGACGTTGATTGTAGTTGAATTCTTCACTGACATGGATGAAGAGGACTGGGTAAAATTCTACTCTACTGCAAGTCAAATGACAGCCGCAGGAAGCAAAGTGATAATCATAAGTAGGATTGAAAAGCTTGCAAGGTTTGGAACAGTGAAGGCAATTCATCTGAACAGCTTGTCACAAGAGGAGTACAGCTACCTGTTCAAGATGCTCGCATTTGGAAGCATCGACGAGAGGCACCATCCTAAGATGGCAGCAGTTGCAAATGATCTTGCAGTTGTCTTGGGTGGATCACTGATAACTGCAAACGTGATTGCTGACCTGCTGAGAAGCAACCTGAATCTCCAATTCTGGCTCCGAATACTGCGACGATTTGGGGGCATGGTGAAGAACAATTTGTCGAAATATGGTGAGCATCCGAAAGACATCATCGAGAAGGAGCAGCCGATAGACATCACCAGGTTTGCCTCGTCTTGCCCTAGTCGCCTTCGTCTGATGCCACCTCGAGTAGAAAGGAGGAATGATGCTGATCCAAACAAGAACAGACCAAGCATGCTGTTTAGAGACCTGATCGCTGGATGCAAGGCGATTCCAGATGGTGATTTTGAACTGGTGACATGGGAGTCAAGAATACCACCTTATACCAAGTATGTGCAGTCTGTTGCAGCTTTTGC
- the LOC102714769 gene encoding uncharacterized protein LOC102714769 isoform X2, with protein sequence MEVAISAIAGDLINRLMSFLMKKYTESICTHDKTKRLQELLIRVRVVVEEADGRCITNPTMLTQLNMLAKSMYRGYYMLDMIKYESSDDEEQVINILLQNHGHQSCPLVLPIIGGCRVGKKALVSHVCGDERIRSYFSSVLYINGDSIQGIEDAMFCKVRTLIVVEFFTDMDEEDWVKFYSTASQMTAAGSKVIIISRIEKLARFGTVKAIHLNSLSQEEYSYLFKMLAFGSIDERHHPKMAAVANDLAVVLGGSLITANVIADLLRSNLNLQFWLRILRRFGGMVKNNLSKYGEHPKDIIEKEQPIDITRFASSCPSRLRLMPPRVERRNDADPNKNRPSMLFRDLIAGCKAIPDGDFELVTWESRIPPYTKYVQSVAAFADDTKNGPATFTRKRPFSC encoded by the exons ATGGAGGTAGCCATTTCTGCAATTGCAGGTGACCTAATCAACCGACTCATGTCCTTTCTGATGAAGAAATACACAGAAAGCATTTGTACGCATGACAAGACGAAGAGGTTGCAGGAGCTCCTGATCAGAGTCCGCGTAGTAGTCGAGGAAGCAGATGGGCGATGCATCACAAATCCTACCATGCTAACGCAGCTCAACATGCTTGCGAAGAGCATGTATCGAGGGTACTACATGCTGGACATGATCAAGTACGAATCTTCAGATGATGAAGAG CAGGTTATCAACATTCTGTTGCAAAATCATGGCCATCAGAGCTGCCCTCTTGTTCTCCCAATCATCGGTGGCTGCAGGGTTGGCAAGAAAGCTTTGGTCAGCCATGTCTGTGGTGACGAGCGGATCAGATCATACTTTTCTTCAGTTTTGTACATCAACGGAGACAGCATCCAGGGAATAGAGGATGCAATGTTCTGCAAAGTGAGGACGTTGATTGTAGTTGAATTCTTCACTGACATGGATGAAGAGGACTGGGTAAAATTCTACTCTACTGCAAGTCAAATGACAGCCGCAGGAAGCAAAGTGATAATCATAAGTAGGATTGAAAAGCTTGCAAGGTTTGGAACAGTGAAGGCAATTCATCTGAACAGCTTGTCACAAGAGGAGTACAGCTACCTGTTCAAGATGCTCGCATTTGGAAGCATCGACGAGAGGCACCATCCTAAGATGGCAGCAGTTGCAAATGATCTTGCAGTTGTCTTGGGTGGATCACTGATAACTGCAAACGTGATTGCTGACCTGCTGAGAAGCAACCTGAATCTCCAATTCTGGCTCCGAATACTGCGACGATTTGGGGGCATGGTGAAGAACAATTTGTCGAAATATGGTGAGCATCCGAAAGACATCATCGAGAAGGAGCAGCCGATAGACATCACCAGGTTTGCCTCGTCTTGCCCTAGTCGCCTTCGTCTGATGCCACCTCGAGTAGAAAGGAGGAATGATGCTGATCCAAACAAGAACAGACCAAGCATGCTGTTTAGAGACCTGATCGCTGGATGCAAGGCGATTCCAGATGGTGATTTTGAACTGGTGACATGGGAGTCAAGAATACCACCTTATACCAAGTATGTGCAGTCTGTTGCAGCTTTTGC
- the LOC102714769 gene encoding uncharacterized protein LOC102714769 isoform X3 translates to MEVAISAIAGDLINRLMSFLMKKYTESICTHDKTKRLQELLIRVRVVVEEADGRCITNPTMLTQLNMLAKSMYRGYYMLDMIKYESSDDEEVINILLQNHGHQSCPLVLPIIGGCRVGKKALVSHVCGDERIRSYFSSVLYINGDSIQGIEDAMFCKVRTLIVVEFFTDMDEEDWVKFYSTASQMTAAGSKVIIISRIEKLARFGTVKAIHLNSLSQEEYSYLFKMLAFGSIDERHHPKMAAVANDLAVVLGGSLITANVIADLLRSNLNLQFWLRILRRFGGMVKNNLSKYGEHPKDIIEKEQPIDITRFASSCPSRLRLMPPRVERRNDADPNKNRPSMLFRDLIAGCKAIPDGDFELVTWESRIPPYTKYVQSVAAFADDTKNGPATFTRKRPFSC, encoded by the exons ATGGAGGTAGCCATTTCTGCAATTGCAGGTGACCTAATCAACCGACTCATGTCCTTTCTGATGAAGAAATACACAGAAAGCATTTGTACGCATGACAAGACGAAGAGGTTGCAGGAGCTCCTGATCAGAGTCCGCGTAGTAGTCGAGGAAGCAGATGGGCGATGCATCACAAATCCTACCATGCTAACGCAGCTCAACATGCTTGCGAAGAGCATGTATCGAGGGTACTACATGCTGGACATGATCAAGTACGAATCTTCAGATGATGAAGAG GTTATCAACATTCTGTTGCAAAATCATGGCCATCAGAGCTGCCCTCTTGTTCTCCCAATCATCGGTGGCTGCAGGGTTGGCAAGAAAGCTTTGGTCAGCCATGTCTGTGGTGACGAGCGGATCAGATCATACTTTTCTTCAGTTTTGTACATCAACGGAGACAGCATCCAGGGAATAGAGGATGCAATGTTCTGCAAAGTGAGGACGTTGATTGTAGTTGAATTCTTCACTGACATGGATGAAGAGGACTGGGTAAAATTCTACTCTACTGCAAGTCAAATGACAGCCGCAGGAAGCAAAGTGATAATCATAAGTAGGATTGAAAAGCTTGCAAGGTTTGGAACAGTGAAGGCAATTCATCTGAACAGCTTGTCACAAGAGGAGTACAGCTACCTGTTCAAGATGCTCGCATTTGGAAGCATCGACGAGAGGCACCATCCTAAGATGGCAGCAGTTGCAAATGATCTTGCAGTTGTCTTGGGTGGATCACTGATAACTGCAAACGTGATTGCTGACCTGCTGAGAAGCAACCTGAATCTCCAATTCTGGCTCCGAATACTGCGACGATTTGGGGGCATGGTGAAGAACAATTTGTCGAAATATGGTGAGCATCCGAAAGACATCATCGAGAAGGAGCAGCCGATAGACATCACCAGGTTTGCCTCGTCTTGCCCTAGTCGCCTTCGTCTGATGCCACCTCGAGTAGAAAGGAGGAATGATGCTGATCCAAACAAGAACAGACCAAGCATGCTGTTTAGAGACCTGATCGCTGGATGCAAGGCGATTCCAGATGGTGATTTTGAACTGGTGACATGGGAGTCAAGAATACCACCTTATACCAAGTATGTGCAGTCTGTTGCAGCTTTTGC